A window of Aptenodytes patagonicus chromosome 1, bAptPat1.pri.cur, whole genome shotgun sequence genomic DNA:
CCAGCGCCGGGGAACGCGCCTCGGCCGCCGTCTCGCGGGAAGCCCGTGCCGAGCCGCGCGGGGGccgcccgggggcggcgggagggggaaAGGGCGGAGACGGCGGCCGAgcgcccgcctccccgccgcccgcctcccgccgcaGTCCTCAACCAGGTCGGCTCCCGGGGAATATACCTCGGCTCCGCCGCGCTGGCGGCGCGCAGTGCGAGGCTGCAAGTTGCGCTACCATGTCCGGCAGAGGCAAGGGCGGGAAGGGGCTCGGCAAGGGGGGCGCCAAGCGCCACCGCAAGGTGCTGCGCGACAACATCCAGGGCATCACCAAGCCGGCCATCCGCCGGCTGGCTCGGCGCGGCGGCGTGAAGCGCATCTCGGGGCTCATCTACGAGGAGACGCGCGGCGTGCTGAAGGTCTTCCTGGAGAACGTGATCCGCGACGCCGTCACCTACACGGAGCACGCCAAGAGGAAGACGGTCACGGCCATGGACGTGGTCTACGCCCTCAAGCGCCAGGGACGCACCCTCTACGGCTTCGGCGGCTAAGCCCGAATCGCAAACCTTCCACTGTTAAAAACACCAAGGCTCTTTTCAGAGCCACCCACAAATTTCACAACGAGAGCTGTTTATTACTGAATTCTgagtttttaaagtttctaataCAGCTATAATGTTAAAACGCTTTTGAGTCATTAAACAGTTTTACAGTTTAAAAGCTGCTACAAAGTATAACTCCTCTGTAAACGTCCTGAGAAAAAACGAATACTGCAAAATAACCTGTGTACTAAGATCACACATTTTAAGTAAATTCATTAGCAAGTGTAAACTTAGTGCagattttattatgtatttagataattttttttcgcTAGTGAAGGCAGTACTGCCATCACCGTAACTGCAAAGCACGATTGTGTAGATGCAGTGCCTAAGATGTGACGGTTACAGGACGGAAGTGCCTGTAATTACGTTGGTATTTTTTACTCCAATAGGAATGGAACGATTGCAATCCTCTAATTTGCATAACGCCCTTATAAATAGGGGGGCAGGCGCCATTTTCGATGTTGTTGAGGTACCGTGAAGATTTTGGAAAGAAACTTCTCAGGATGC
This region includes:
- the LOC143159288 gene encoding histone H4; translated protein: MSGRGKGGKGLGKGGAKRHRKVLRDNIQGITKPAIRRLARRGGVKRISGLIYEETRGVLKVFLENVIRDAVTYTEHAKRKTVTAMDVVYALKRQGRTLYGFGG